ATTCCCCACCTGGCCTAATGCCTCTGTACTCCAGGACTCCCAATTATCAGGCATGATCTGGAAGCGTCCTCTTGCTCCTGTCCGGGCATTGACTGCTTCATAGTTTCCCTCAGCAGAGCCAGATTCTTGAGCAGAGACTGCGCGGTAAAATGTTTCGAAATCCACTGTGTCTACTCCTTTCGTTAATCAACAAAGAATATTTGAGTTGGTTCATTAGGTGGGTCGTTTTGGGCACGTTGGGCCATGATCTCAGCGAGGGTTGGAGGTGCTGGCGTATTCTCTTGTGCCTTCTGCGCTCTCCATTCTTGTTGTTGTGCCACATAAAATGCTATATCGTTCATGGTGTAGGGCTGTTGCTGAATCCCTCCACCTGCAGACATCACTATAGTTTTCGTTTGTGGTTGGTAAGTGATCGTGGAATTAAGAGTACCGGTTTGAGATTCAAAATCCGCCCTAAGGGCATCTAAAGCAAGCTTCCCATATTTCACCTTATCTTCAGGGTTTACTGCAACCATATCAAAAAAGTTGAAAGGAATTAAGGTATCCCCATAGGCACCATAATGATTCTTCAAAACTTCCTCTGTAGAGGCTCTTGCGGTTGCATCATCTAAGCCTGCGGCCTTTAAAAAGAGAATATTGGTCTCCGCAAGTTCCGAAAGGTAGGCGTTCACGTTACTTGAGGTATTACCTCCGGTACTCGCTCCGTCTAACGTTGGAAAATCTGTGATAGGTGCGTTAAGGAGGTCCTTGCGAATTGTTGAACCTTGCGCCTCTTTCCATGAGGTATCTCCAAGACGCTCCCGGCCTATCGCATATTTAGACAAACCGGCTGCATAGTCCCCACCTGAGGAATCCGCAAGGTTTTGAATAAGACCGGCCTCCACAGACAACTCAGACCCAAAGGCCTTCTGGAAGAGTGTGGGGCTTGTCCGATACCACTTAAGGGTGGAGAGGGTAGGTTCGTTTGCATTCACCCAACCTTCCGGGTCCGTCTCGATTTCCTTTGCGTTGACTCCATTAATTGCATTCCTGAATTGATTCTTTACGCTTTCCTGAAACTGAGAGAACCCAGGGAAGGCAATTGTTTGGATGGTCTGCATCATCTTTTGATCATCGGAAAGGTCCTGCCTGGACTGAATCTTTCCCACCTCATTGACGCAGATTGCCGTGAGTGTGGCTTGGTCATAAGGAACACTTTTGGTGTACGTTCGCCCATTCTCATCGGTCTCTGTGACGCTGATCTTAGGGAGGTCCCCTGGTCCAGTTGCTACCCTATTTCCGCCTACATCGAACAGACCATTCACACGCCATGCTGCTAACTGGTTCATAACATTAGGGACAATTTGAGCATTCGCTGACTGTTGTGCCTGCGCTCTCAAGGCCTGCGCCTGGAGTCTCTTCTGTTCCGCCGTGTAGTAGTCCCATGCAGGTTGTCGGAAGTTGGTCATCGTTTCAAAGAAATCCGGTTCGGTCTTCTGGAGGTTCGCGAAGTAGGCGTTCTGTTGTGCATGGTTCATACTGCGGAGTTTCTCACGGTCTGCGGAGACTCGCTCCCCGAAGAGGTTAGCTGTCCTTTGGTTGGCAAGTTTGTATAGTGGGTTCATATCTAATAACCCACCCTCACCACCTATTTTTACAGGGGTTCCGTCGGGCTGCGTCCCTACTTGAATGTCTGCCAGTTTGGTCAAAACAGAGGCTTTCCCTGGACCTATAGCAAAATCCTGAAGGGCTTCTTTAACTAGATCAATTCGAGAAGTCGGGTCCATCCAAGTAATCCGGGCCGCATTCATGGTATCTTGAAACTTCTTAAGGAAATCATCTTCAGACATTCCGTTGAAATCCCTGACTAGTGCTGTGAGATTTGCAGAGGTAGTTCCTTTAGCAATCGCTTGAAACTCTTTCGCTTGCTCCTGGCGTTGTTCACTGGCAACCATTAGAGAATTGGCGAGTTTCTTCTCATCGAATCCTTGGAGGAAAGCCTCAGAATTCGTGGTGGTGTCCATGTAGTTAGCCTGACGCTCCGCGATGAACTTCTCATAGCGCTGTACTTCTTCTTGGGGGGTCTTCACTTTCGGTTGGGTTGCTCGCCAGGTTTGATATTCGTCCGCCGCTTGGGTCCCTAGATAAGTCCCTCGCATGTGTTCTACTGTCGATACTGCATAAGGATTATCCTGAAGGTCCATGCCGGGTACAGCTGTACCGATCATGTCGATAGCGTTCAATTTGTGCATGTTTTCGTCAGTCTGACCTTGGACAATCTGTTGCGCTGCATAGACACCATATTTTTGTTGACGTTTTTCTGCATCCGCATTTGCTTGCTCCAAGGTTGCACTTGCAAGACCTAGTGCTCTCCCAAGGTCTTGTAATCCACCACCTTCAGACGGTGTGAAGGTAGGTGTAGCAAGGTGCATAGCTGTAGCACCGAGTTCGGATTCATATGGATTTGTAGCAAGTGATTGAGAAACAATATCCGGTTTTGACATTTATAGTTACCTCCTTTCTTCTAGGTGATCTCATCTGTAGGCAGGTCCTGCTCTGACACACTAGAGACACGGGTAGGGTTAACCGCACCGCTTCCCTGCCAGAGCCATTTATTCCAATCAAAACCCATACCTTGGGTATACGCTTCTGTCCGGGCGTTCTCAGCTTTGTTATTCAACCCCACCAAGGAGGAACCAATACCAACCAACAACGCACTGGCGGAAGGCTCTTGGATAGAGTCTATATAACTTTGAGTTGAGACCCTACGTGCATCCAGGTTTAGCGCTATTTCATTGCTGCGGTTGTCGTAATTATTCCGAATGGTCCCCTCTTTACGAGCCACAAGACCTTCAGCGGCCCTTCTGATAAGGTTCGCAGAGTTTCCGCTCATGGTTTCGCCTAGAGCCGTGTCTACAGTCCCTAATTTCGCCTGCCCTTTTAACTGTGTTGTGGTGATTGCATCTACAGCCTGATCAAACGCAGATTGTCTCTCGATAGTTGCATTCTGCGCCGCATAATTGTAGCTTTGGATTGCTGCCGTTTTCTTAGCATTCGCTGCATCCATCTGAGCATTATAAGACATCACCTGTCCGATGATACCTAATCCACCAACTAAAGCATTACCCAAAGGACCGCCCTCCTCTCGATGTCTTTCGACCGAACCACGTAAACCCTATAAGACTCACCTGAGAGGGGCTTATGGAGTTGTAGGTAATTGTTACATCACGGGAGTCCCCTCCTACAGGAACTGCAAAAGAGCCTGAGTTGACGGGGGTCTCTCCGATAATATTTCCAGAAGCCCCAAGGACACGCCCCGGTGCTGTATATTCGAACGTCTGTTTTCCATCGTGAGCACAACGAATCGAATAGAGACCACTATCAGCGTGTTGAAATTCTATTTGAGAGACCTTAAGAGTGCCTGAGGCATCCGCTTGAATCCCGCCTTTACCATCATCGTTTTTCACCATTAATTGACTAATAGCACCCCACCAGTTTATTACCTCTCCCACAATTACTGTCTGTCCTTCGCGGTTTCCATTTACCCTTATAGTTTGTGTAGAGGTCCCATCCGCTACTGTCGTGTAGAAACCATCGGAGAAGCATGCGCCATAGGTCTGGGTGTTGGGCACATCTGCACCATAAGTTGCCTTAACCGTGAAGACTGTTTGATAGGTGAGTGGGTCAAAAGAACCCACAGGGATTGTATAGGTTTTCTTACGGTCCAAAAAGACGCGATAAGGTTCCGCTGGGAGGTCTTTGGTGTTAACCGTAAAGATTGCCTGCTCCACACTGAATTTACCGTTGCGCTTTGTGATGACGCTTAGGGTGGACCCAAAGAATGCTGCGGAAATGATCTGGGCGGAGCCAAAATCCCAATAAGACCAAGAGGCCTGTACTCGCTGTTCTTTAGCCCAGAAATATTTATAAACATAACAACGCGAGGGGGTAAGAGTTGAGAAGGCTAAAAGGATATTTTCAGAATTACTCCCAATTATCTTATAGACTGTATTAGGTATTAACTTAGGGACGTGTCCTGAAATATCCTGAGCGTCTTTGACACTGCTTACATCCTCCACAATGTAATATTCATAAATACTGCTTTCTGTTGCGCGTTGATTCGCAAAGTAAACCCTTCTACCGGCTGCATAAGGCTTACATGAGGGAATAGAATCGAAAGATGTCACTTTGTCAATTCGGAAATTCTTAGGACTGAATACTGTATCAGAATGACCTACAAACTGCGCTGTATCAGAAAACAACAGGAGTTCCTCAGCGAAGGTGCAGGCAAAGTTAAGATTAGCCACAGACTCATCAGGGACCGCCTGGTCAATCATGTCGGAATCCAAAACGTTTGTTGCTGTGGTCATCCAGAACTTAAAGAACTCCCCAGTTTTCGAGAGGATGCAATTCTCACCCGCGAGGAGACCTAAACGATTCCTGACGAAAAAGACATCAGTTATTTGTCTCCCAACAAAAGAGGCCTGTGGGTTGGAATCATCATCCCCTACCTCTCTCTTATCCCAATTAGCCGCTGAGAAACTAAAGGTTCCATTCGCTTCCCTAACGAGAATGTGGGGCATACTAACGGGGTCGTAGGTGCTGAGAATTCCAGGTTTTGCACACTCCTTCCAAAGCCCTTCAGCAACTGAGTACCTCACATAATAATCATCTGTATTACTTTCGTTGTTACCTTTGACTAATACCGTGAAACCATCCGGTGCAGTTTGTGGGAGATTGGAAAACTTTTGAGTGGCCCGGAGAAAACCGAACATTGCTTGATTGTTGTACCCATCACGGGTTGAGAGTTTGGTAATGCTGGCCTTAATGTATACCCAGCCTTCCCCTTTTTCTGTGGCGTACCCTGCATTGTTTAGATCACTCGCCAGTTGAGACGCAATGTAATTTGTGTCTATTTGGGTGATGTGGGAACTTTGGGAACCATCAGGGGTTGTAAAATCGGCCACAACTACATCATTAATAAGCACTTGATAGGTTCTACCGTATTGCCCGGATTTGACATTAATGAGACCACCTTGGGTGTCCCATGTCGTACTTGTTTTATCCGCTGTGAGTGTGGTAGTTTTGGCAGTATTCAGAACAAAAGTATAGTCGGCTATAGTCACCGCCTTGAGGGTCTCCGCCGGTGTGGGCGTTTGGATGTATCCCTGCGCCGCTCCTGTGTAGGTGACCACTTTTACAGACCCATCTTTGTGAACTATCTTTATCCCGGTCCCATCGAAAACGACATGATACCGCTCGGTTTTATCTCGGTCTATAGAATGCGTAAAGGGTACAACAGAAGCCCCTAGGAAGTCATCAGGGAGAGACGCAACATGCACCAAAGGTGGGCGCTTTTGAAGACCTAACGGACCATTGGAAAGCCCATTGCATTGCTCCTCTAATTGCTCAGGAAATCTGAGGACTGCCGGTTGTTGTGAAATCCCTTGAACCATGTTTTTAACTTGTTGTTTTACTAAGCCCATAAGTCAGGTAACCCTCGCAATCGCCTGAACATCTGGGTTTTCGAAGATGTTATAATCATTGGTCTCTGTTTCATAATGTTGTAAGTCTACCCAGGCCTCTACACGTTCCCGCTTTAATTCCTCATCCAACTGAGGGTCCCCTAATACACGCCGTTGAAAACGTTCAGATGCCAGAGCAATGACATAAGACCGCGCTGGAATAGGGAGGTCTTCAAGGGTTATTAATTGAATCAGGTCCACGATTAAGGTGGTCCCTTGGAATTCATAGGTTTGATCTGTGAGGTTGTATACATAACCATTCCTACGGACCAGCTTCAGACTATGTGAAGGGTCTTCCAAGCGTAGAAATGAGGAGTTCCAAGGGATTCGCTTGGTTTGTGAGTCGATGTTCAATACATAGCCTTCAGTGATGTTGAAGGTAAAGCCTTTGCTTTGAACCTCCAGTAATGCTTTTTCCAAGATACTACCCGCAAGGATAACATTAACATTCGTGGCTTTTTCTAAGGTCTCAACAGGGGAATCCCCAATAGACCCAAGGACAGAGTTAACTGCTTCAATGTTTGTGGGGTTGGAAATTAACACAAACTACTCCCTCCTTTCAAATAGGGTACATGCAAAAAATAGACCGAAGACACCATCACGGCATCCTCGGTCTATTCTTAAACTCTATTTATTCAAATTCAATTCTTTGTTACTAGCTGCTTATGCTGCGAGTGTCATCGTGATCGCGCCACAGGCTTCTGGGCGCAACCCTTTATGACCAATTGCATATTTTGCGACTACAAGGTCACCTTGGAACTCAATACGACGTGCGTGTTCGAGGCCCATGTTCCGCAAGGTCAGCGTACCGACTGCCGAACGATGAATACAAAGAGCTACACAAGTATCCTTCAACGCTGAGGGGAATACATGACCATCCCCTTGGAGAATGTCGGTTGCATCAGCACCGCCTTGGGTTAGCCCTGGGACACACACAATGTCAAACCCAGAGACCCGCAGTACACGTCCTTCCTGAATATTTCCGTTGGTACTATAGTCAGAGTTAATTACTAACTTAGCTGCAACCAAGGAGGCCGCAAGGTCCGGGCGAGCAAAAGCTGTCCGGTCCATCTCAGGAATAAAGTTTAGATCGAAATGGTACTGCATTTCCAAGAGCGCCTGCATATACTGTAAGCCTTTCGCCTCGGACACCACAGGAGAACCTGCCGTATTCGTGAGGGCAATCGTGGTGGGGCGGCCTAAGCCTGTGGGGTTGCTTGCATCTTCCAGGTGGCCTGTACCTGCTGCTACCATCTTAGCCACTTCCGCCAATACTGCACCATCCGCAGCAAGGGCCAGCGCTTCGCCTAATTGAGCGGAGTATTCGCCAGAGACCTCGAAGTGACTCATAGCATCATCAATATCTGTAATCATCGCATCAGCCACCAGAAGACCATCAATTAAGATTGTTTCTTCCGCACTCTTGATATTCGTCCGGCCTTCATCCAGGGACTTCCCAGGAGCCAAATAACGCGCCTTAGTGCGGCCCAATACGGGGAATGCTGCGGATTTACCACTCTCAATACTGCGAGTCATGTGTCGGCCTGTGGTTTTACTCATGCGCCGGTAGGCTGTGATGATTTCACCACCAAAGTTCTTCAGGAAAATCTCAAGGCGGTTTCCTGTACCATTTACCTGTCCTGGGGCTGCTACTGTAATCGGGTCTGCCATTGTTTAAATTACCATCCTTTGTTGTTATTTGTCATTCATAAATAAAGGCAGGAGGGTCTTCCTCCTACCACAACCTCACTGAAAAGAGAAAGGGGTCACTTGAACACGGGCACGAACGGCCTCACGATAGCCTTTGTCTTCCCGATATCGTCTGTCATCAATAGCCGCACACATCTCTGCCTCCGTTGCGAAAGGCTTAGGGCCACCTTGAGGAGCACCTGAACCGGTTCCTAAAACGGAAGGCTTCACGGTTCCTTTGGTTACCACACGGCTTCCTTTAGCTGCATCAAGCATTAACTCAATGGTTGCTAGGTCTCCGCTATTGATTACCTTATCATAAGCCTCGGCATACTTAGGGCCTCGTTTGGCAATCTCAGTGAGGAGGCTTTTGTATTCCGCCTCATCCCCACCAGCAAACCCCAGAACCTTCGTTCGGTAGACCTCGCCGTCCGCTTGAAGACCTCTCAAATAAGCGTCTACCACGGACTTAGGATACCCAGCCTTTTCAAGGGTTTCCAAAGATTCAGGAGAGAATGCGCCTTTGGCTTCATACTCAGCCTCAAGGGCTTTGAAATCCACGCCCTTTGCTGTGAGGTCTTTTTCAAGAGCTGCTGCGGCCTGCTGCTGATTTTGCAGGGATTGTACTGCAGGGTCAACCTCAGGCGGGTCTGTTTGCTGCTCCTCTGTCGATGTCTCATCACCGTCGTTAGGGTTCTCCGGGTCCACATTGGTTTCTTGTTTGGCTGCTTCTTCAGTGGCCTTTGCGGTTGCCTGGTCCTCTTGGGAAGTCCCTGCTTGGACCTGAACACCATTAGACTGAATTGTTACTGCCGCTTTATCTGCGTCTGAGATGACCGCAGCAGAACCATAGAAATCCTGAGGTGTTCCTCCTGTAGGTTGGTTTGTTGTGTCTGCCATAGTTTTACGCTGTGGCTCCTTTCATTGCACCCTGCACAAGTTGTGGGGCTGCATTTTGTACCAGCATTTGCTGCTGCTCTTGTTGCATCTTCTGCTGCACTTCAGAATCTGAGAAAATAAGACCACTCACATCCAAGGCCAGAGAAGTCGCGACTTGCTTTAAGAGGCCTCCAAGTTTCATATAGCGGGAGGCCTCTGGTATCCTGGTGAGATACTCTAGGAATTGATTGATATTATCAAGGTCATGCCCACGTCCTAGCGCTTCAACACCTGTTATAATCGAGGGCACTACAGTACCTGGCGGGAGATCGGGAAGCAGACCTGCGCGTGACATTTGATTCATGGCACAGTTAACCAACGGAAGTTGAAGGTCTTCCGAAAGGAGCGAATAAAAGCCTCCTAAGGTTTCCTCAAGTTCCCTTGCAACATAGCGGATTTCCTCAGCAGTTACACGCTCCGCCTGCCTTTGGACTGCATTATTCAGCAGAAAGGCAAAACTAAGGTCAGACTTCAGATCACGTTGAATTTCCTTGATGGTCTGGAAGTCTTGTGCTTTGTCTAGGTTGAGTGTAGAAATATCATCCCGGTCTCCGGTGACGAAATCCCCTGTCTGTGCCTTTTGGATTGCACGAACCTTAGTAGTCCCGTTAGGGCGCACTAGATGAATAATGCGAGATGCTACCCCGGCATATCCTAAGATTGCCTTTTGAATAGCCTCCACACTCTCCAGGTCCCCAAGGTATTCCTCTACATACCCTCTTCCATAGTCCTCCCCTTCAACCTTAACGAGGCGGACAGGAGTCCACGGGAGAAGATGAGGAGGGAAATTCTGGTCAGTGTCTGGAATTCGTTTACCGTCTAACTCCTGATAGGAAAACCATCTACCATTCTCAAGATATGCATGAGTATAGATGTCCACGACATCCTCAGGTTTATGCTGCTGCCCTGAGGCATCCGCCAGGGTTTTGAGGTTCTGAGGAAGGCCTGCATAGCTGAAATGGTCCACCGTAAGGATAAGATAAGGCTTTCCAAGACCATCACGCTTTACAACATAATTGTGTAAGCGATACGCTTTAATTCCGCCTTCGGCTGGGGGTTGGAAGTAGCACACATTACCGGCGACTATTACCTGCTTAGACCCCTCAGTAAGAGTAGGTCTATACTGCTTCGTTGCCATGTACTTCATGATTTCCTTTTCTTCCTGACTCAATGCATATTGAATCTGGTCGAGTTGGTCTTGAGCGCCCATTCGAAGTGCTTCCTGTTTTAGATGGTTCGCTACATCCAACCGCATAAAAGGCATATTAGGGGGCATTATTGCAAGCATGATCTTTGCAGCCAAATTGTTTACGCCACGTGCTCCTATGGAGGTCTGAGGTGTAACAAACTCACTACTGCCATTGTGTCCATCCTTAGGGAATAGACTAGGAATCGTGACTAAAGCGCATCTCTCCGCACGTTGGACGTAAGGAGCGCGTTCTGCTGCAAGTCTGTCGTAAATACTTTTTGCGGTTTCTGTTTGTTGAACTTCCATTTGTTTAGATATTCACCCCAGTCCCTCCGCCTGAGGAAGTCTGATTAATCGTTAAAGAGGATTTACCTAAAGACTTCCGTTTCAATACATTTTGAGTGGAGCCTGCGGTTTCCTCAGTGGGCTTTGGAGCATCCACAGGTGCAGCAGCAGGAGCCGCCGCTGATTGAGCAGCCTGAGGGGTTGAGTCCTGCGTGAGTCCGAAAATTGAGCCAATACCTTTGAAAATACCGGAAACGATACTACCCATACATTTCTCCTTTGGTCTTACTCTTGTCCACCAATGAACAAGGTCGAGCGAGAACTATAGGAACCACTTCCGGTGTCCTTCTTGTCCTTCGCAGCGGAATCTAGGCCGATAG
This genomic window from uncultured Anaeromusa sp. contains:
- a CDS encoding portal protein, translated to MEVQQTETAKSIYDRLAAERAPYVQRAERCALVTIPSLFPKDGHNGSSEFVTPQTSIGARGVNNLAAKIMLAIMPPNMPFMRLDVANHLKQEALRMGAQDQLDQIQYALSQEEKEIMKYMATKQYRPTLTEGSKQVIVAGNVCYFQPPAEGGIKAYRLHNYVVKRDGLGKPYLILTVDHFSYAGLPQNLKTLADASGQQHKPEDVVDIYTHAYLENGRWFSYQELDGKRIPDTDQNFPPHLLPWTPVRLVKVEGEDYGRGYVEEYLGDLESVEAIQKAILGYAGVASRIIHLVRPNGTTKVRAIQKAQTGDFVTGDRDDISTLNLDKAQDFQTIKEIQRDLKSDLSFAFLLNNAVQRQAERVTAEEIRYVARELEETLGGFYSLLSEDLQLPLVNCAMNQMSRAGLLPDLPPGTVVPSIITGVEALGRGHDLDNINQFLEYLTRIPEASRYMKLGGLLKQVATSLALDVSGLIFSDSEVQQKMQQEQQQMLVQNAAPQLVQGAMKGATA